The following proteins come from a genomic window of Canis aureus isolate CA01 chromosome 3, VMU_Caureus_v.1.0, whole genome shotgun sequence:
- the CARMIL2 gene encoding capping protein, Arp2/3 and myosin-I linker protein 2 isoform X7 produces the protein MAQTPDGGISCELRGEITRFLWPKEAELLLQTWLPEREGAERGHVLALLRWRAYLLHTCLPLRVDCTFSYLEVQAMALQETPPQVTFELESLPELVLEFPGVAALEQLAQHIAAAIKKVFPCSTLGKLFRRPTSPSMLARLERSSPSEDTVPSSPCGGFLETYEALCDYNGFPFREEIQWDVDTIYHRQGCRHFSLCDFSHLGSRDLALSVAALSYNLWFQCLSCVDMKLSLEVSEQILHMMSQSSHLEELVLENCGLRGDFVRRLAQALAGHSSSALRELSLNGNLLDDRGVTALSRHLEHRPGALRRLGLAHTGLTPRGMRSLGRALAANVAFDSALTHLDLSGNPGALGASQDHGGLYAFLSRPNVLTFLNLAATDAALDTLFAALARGCCPSLRHLDASRNVFSRTKSRAAPAALQRFLSRAGTLRHLGLAGCRLPPDALRALLEGLALNTHTGDLHLDLSACELRSAGAQVIQDLVCDAGAVSSLDLADNGFGSDMVTLVLAIGRSRSLRHVALGRNFNVRCKETLDDVLHRIVQLMQDDDCPLQSLSVAESRLKQASSVLLRALGTNPNLTALDISGNAMGDTGAKMLAKALRVNTRLRSVVWDRNHTSALGLLDVAQALEQNRSLKAMPLPLNDVAQAHRSRPELTARAVHQIQACLLRNNRADHASSDRMPRPRPPGLVSDPSEQILPILYEAGSSPSHQWQLRQKLEGLLGQDFTQATLDTTRSLCPQMLQGPRWREQLEGVLVGSRGLPELLPEHLLQDAFTRLRDMRLSVTGTLAESIVAQALEGLNAARDRLVENLARQATVAMPLAIPALDGGETSPLGPGELEGLFFPEEVKEKQEDEEEQKDDSPPQKWPESSQCLHLVPSTHSAAEEPEPELAAPGEDAEPQAGPSARGSPSPAAPGPQAGPLPRMDLPPSGQPLRHPTRARPRPRRQHHHRPPPGGPQVPPALPQEGNGLSARVDEGVEEFFSKRLIQQDRLWVPEEDPANEGGATPVPRTLRKKLGTLFAFKKPRSTRGPRPDLETSPGAAPRTRKTTLGDLLRPPARPGRGEEPGGAEGGTSSPDPARRSRPRYTRESKAYSMILLPAEEEEETLGARPDKRRPLERGDTELAPSFEQRVQVMLQRIGVSRSSGSAEGKRKQSKDGEIKKAGSDGDIMDSSTEAPPISIKSRTHSVSADPSCRPGPGGQGPESTSWKTLGQQLNAELRGRGWGQQDGPGPPSPCPSPSPRRASPSPDSLGLPEDPCLGPRNEDGQLRPRPLSAGRRAVSVHEDQLQAPVERPLRLQRSPVLKRRPKLEAPSSPSLGSGLGTQPPPPQPTEPSSPEPTPPSPATDQRGGGPNP, from the exons ATGGCCCAGACCCCCGACGGCGGCATCTCGTGCGAGCTGAGAG GCGAGATCACCAGGTTCCTGTGGCCCAAGGAGGCCGAGCTGCTGCTGCAGACCTGGCTACCCGAGCGGGAGGGTGCTGAGCGAGGTCATGTCCTG GCGCTGCTACGATGGCGAGCCTACCTGCTCCACACCTGCCTCCCGCTGAGG GTGGACTGCACATTCAGCTACCTGGAGGTCCAGGCCATGGCGCTGCAGGAGACACCCCCTCAG gtgactTTTGAGCTAGAGTCCCTGCCTGAGCTGGTCCTGGAGTTTCCTGGTGTGGCTGCCCTGGAACAGCTGGCCCAGCACATTGCTGCAGCCATCAAGAAGGTCTTCCCTTGCTCCACCCTTGG gaaGCTATTCCGGAGGCCCACGTCCCCCTCCATGCTGGCTCGCCTGGAGAGAAGCAGCCCCTCTGAGGACACTGTGCCCAGCAGCCCCTGTG GTGGCTTCTTGGAGACATACGAGGCCCTGTGTGACTACAACGGCTTCCCTTTCCGAGAGGAGATTCAGTGG GATGTGGACACCATCTACCATCGTCAGGGCTGTCGCCACTTCAGTCTATGCGACTTCAGCCATCTGGGCAGTCG ggACCTGGCCTTGAGTGTGGCTGCCCTGTCCTACAACCTATGGTTCCAATGCCTCTCCTGTGTGGACATGAAGCTG AGCCTTGAGGTCTCAGAACAGATTCTGCACATGATGAGTCAGTCGTCCCACCTGGAGGAGCTGGTGCTAGAGAACTGTGGCCTGAGAGG AGACTTTGTCCGGCGACTGGCCCAGGCACTGGCCGGGCACTCAAGCTCTGCCCTCCGGGAACTTAGCCTAAATGGGAACCTGCTGGACGACCGAG GCGTGACTGCTCTCAGCAGACACCTGGAGCATCGCCCAGGAGCCCTAAGGAGGCTCGGCCTGGCGCACACAGGGTTGACCCCGAGAG GAATGAGGTCTCTGGGCCGCGCACTGGCTGCCAATGTGGCCTTTGACAGCGCCCtgacccacctggacctttccGGGAACCCCGGGGCGCTGGGGGCCTCGCAGGACCACGGG GGCCTCTACGCTTTCCTGAGCCGTCCTAATGTCCTGACGTTCCTGAACCTCGCGGCCACCGACGCCGCCCTGGACACT CTCTTCGCCGCGCTGGCCCGCGGCTGCTGCCCCAGCCTCCGCCACCTGGACGCCTCGAGGAACGTCTTCTCCCGCAC GAAGTCCCGGGCTGCGCCCGCCGCGCTGCAGCGCTTCCTCAGCCGCGCGGGGACGCTCCGGCACCTGGGCCTGGCGGGCTGCAGGCTGCCGCCCGACGCGCTCAG GGCCCTTTTGGAAGGCCTCGCGCTCAACACGCACACGGGCGacctgcacctggacctcagcGCCTGTGAG CTGCGCTCAGCCGGCGCTCAGGTGATACAGGACCTGGTGTGTGACGCCGGCGCCGTGAGCTCCCTGGATTTGGCCGATAATG GCTTCGGCTCAGACATGGTGACCCTGGTGCTGGCCATCGGGAGGAGTCGGTCCCTGCGACATGTGGCACTTGGAAGGAACTTCAACGTCCGGTGCAA GGAGACCCTGGACGACGTCCTGCACCGGATTGTCCAGCTCATGCAGGATGACGACTGT CCCTTGCAGTCTCTGTCCGTGGCTGAGTCGCGGCTAAAGCAGGCCTCCAGCGTCCTGCTCCGGGCCCTGGGCACCAATCCCAACCTGACGGCGCTGGACATCAGCGGCAACGCCATGGGTGACACCGGCGCCAAAATGCTGGCCAAGGCACTTCGGGTCAACACCAGGCTCCG GTCTGTGGTCTGGGACCGGAACCACACGTCTGCCCTGGGCCTGCTGGACgtggcgcaggccctggagcagaaCCGCAGCCTAAAGGCCATGCCTCTGCCACTGAACGACGTGGCCCAGGCACATCGCAGCCGCCCTGAACTGACCGCCCGCGCAGTGCATCAG ATCCAAGCCTGTCTTTTGAGGAATAACCGTGCGGACCATGCCTCTTCTGACCGCATGCCCCGTCCGCGGCCACCTGGTCTGGTCTCAGACCCCTCAGAGCAG ATCCTCCCAATTCTGTATGAGGCTGGGAGCTCCCCAAGTCACCAGTGGCAGCTGCGGCAGAAGCTGGAGGGCCTCTTAGGACAG GACTTCACTCAGGCCACACTGGACACAACAAGAAGCCTCTGCCCACAGATGCTACAGGGACCCAGGTGGAGGGAGCAGCTAGAGGGGGTCCTGGTGGGCTCAAGGGGCCTCCCAGAGCTGCTTCCAGAGCACCTACTACAAGATGCCTTCACTAGGCTCAG ggATATGCGGCTGTCAGTTACAGGGACCTTGGCAGAGAGCATTGTGGCTCAGGCTCTGGAGGGGCTGAATGCAGCCCGGGATCGGCTG GTAGAGAATCTGGCTCGGCAGGCAACAGTGGCAATGCCTCTTGCTATACCAGCGCTGGATGGAGGTGAGACCAGCCCCCTTGGGCCTGGGGAATTGGAAGGTCTTTTCTTCCCTGAGGAGGTGAAGGAAAAGCAAGAGGATGAAGAAGAGCAGAAG GATGACAGTCCTCCACAAAAATGGCCTGAGTCCAGCCAGTGCCTTCATTTGGTTCCCTCCACTCACA GTGCTGCTGAGGAACCGGAGCCCGAGCTGGCGGCTCCGGGGGAAGATGCGGAGCCGCAGGCGGGGCCTTCTGCGCGTGGCTCTCcgagccccgccgcccccgggccccaggcCGGCCCACTGCCTCGCATGGACCTGCCACCCTCTGGACAACCCCTGCGCCATCCGACCCGGGCCCGGCCGCGGCCACGGCGCCAGCACCACCACCGGCCGCCGCCGGGGGGCCCCCAG gtgcccccagccctGCCGCAGGAAGGGAATGGGCTCAGTGCCCGCGTGGACGAGGGCGTGGAGGAATTCTTCTCCAAAAGGCTGATCCAGCAGGATCGCCT CTGGGTCCCTGAAGAGGACCCGGCCAACGAGGGGGGTGCCACCCCTGTCCCTCGTACACTGCGAAAGAAGCTGGGTACCCTCTTTGCCTTCAAGAAGCCTCGTTCAACACGGGGGCCACGGCCTGATCTAGAGACCAGCCCTGGGGCAGCTCCCCGCACTCGAAAGACCACACTTGGAGACCTGTTGCGGCCACCAGCCCGTCCTGGCCGTGGTGAGGAGCCTGGTGGGGCTGAGGGGGGCACCAGCAGCCCTGACCCTGCCCGCAGGAGCCGGCCTCGTTATACTCGGGAAAGCAAAGCCTATTCAATGATACTGCTACCtgctgaagaggaggaggaaacacTGGGTGCCAGACCTGACAAG CGACGGCCCCTGGAGCGGGGAGACACAGAGCTGGCCCCATCTTTTGAACAGCGGGTCCAAGTGATGCTGCAGAGGATTGGTGTGAGCAGAAGCAGCGGGAGTGCCGAAGGCAAGAGGAAGCAA AGCAAGGATGGAGAGATCAAGAAGGCTGGCTCAGATG GTGACATTATGGACAGTTCCACAGAGGCCCCTCCCATCTCCATCAAGTCCCGCACCCACTCCGTGTCTGCTG ACCCCTCGTGCAGACCTGGTCCAGGGGGTCAAGGGCCTGAGTCTACCAGCTGGAAGACACTGGGGCAGCAGCTGAATGCAGAGCTCAGGGGCCGTGGTTGGGGCCAACAGGATGGTCCGGGCCCCCCCTCTCCttgtcccagccccagcccacgAAGAGCTAGCCCCTCCCCAGACAGCCTGGGCCTCCCAGAGGACCCTTGCTTGGGCCCCAGGAATGAAG ATGGCCAACTGAGGCCGAGGCCTCTCTCAGCAGGGCGACGAGCAGTGTCTGTGCATGAGGACCAGCTCCAGGCCCCTGTTG AACGGCCCCTGCGGCTGCAGCGCTCCCCTGTCCTCAAGCGGAGGCCGAAGCTCGAGGCGCCCTCCTCTCCAAGCCTCG GATCTGGCCTTGGAACCCAACCTCCACCCCCACAGCCTACAGAGCCCTCCAGCCCCGAGccaacccccccctccccagccacagACCAAAGAGGCGGCGGCCCCAACCCCTGa
- the CARMIL2 gene encoding capping protein, Arp2/3 and myosin-I linker protein 2 isoform X5: MAQTPDGGISCELRGEITRFLWPKEAELLLQTWLPEREGAERGHVLALLRWRAYLLHTCLPLRVDCTFSYLEVQAMALQETPPQVTFELESLPELVLEFPGVAALEQLAQHIAAAIKKVFPCSTLGKLFRRPTSPSMLARLERSSPSEDTVPSSPCGGFLETYEALCDYNGFPFREEIQWDVDTIYHRQGCRHFSLCDFSHLGSRDLALSVAALSYNLWFQCLSCVDMKLSLEVSEQILHMMSQSSHLEELVLENCGLRGDFVRRLAQALAGHSSSALRELSLNGNLLDDRGVTALSRHLEHRPGALRRLGLAHTGLTPRGMRSLGRALAANVAFDSALTHLDLSGNPGALGASQDHGGLYAFLSRPNVLTFLNLAATDAALDTLFAALARGCCPSLRHLDASRNVFSRTKSRAAPAALQRFLSRAGTLRHLGLAGCRLPPDALRALLEGLALNTHTGDLHLDLSACELRSAGAQVIQDLVCDAGAVSSLDLADNGFGSDMVTLVLAIGRSRSLRHVALGRNFNVRCKETLDDVLHRIVQLMQDDDCPLQSLSVAESRLKQASSVLLRALGTNPNLTALDISGNAMGDTGAKMLAKALRVNTRLRSVVWDRNHTSALGLLDVAQALEQNRSLKAMPLPLNDVAQAHRSRPELTARAVHQIQACLLRNNRADHASSDRMPRPRPPGLVSDPSEQEVNELCQSVQEHMELLGCGAGPQGEAAVHQAEDAIQNANFSLSILPILYEAGSSPSHQWQLRQKLEGLLGQVGEVCRKDIQDFTQATLDTTRSLCPQMLQGPRWREQLEGVLVGSRGLPELLPEHLLQDAFTRLRDMRLSVTGTLAESIVAQALEGLNAARDRLVENLARQATVAMPLAIPALDGGETSPLGPGELEGLFFPEEVKEKQEDEEEQKDDSPPQKWPESSQCLHLVPSTHSAAEEPEPELAAPGEDAEPQAGPSARGSPSPAAPGPQAGPLPRMDLPPSGQPLRHPTRARPRPRRQHHHRPPPGGPQVPPALPQEGNGLSARVDEGVEEFFSKRLIQQDRLWVPEEDPANEGGATPVPRTLRKKLGTLFAFKKPRSTRGPRPDLETSPGAAPRTRKTTLGDLLRPPARPGRGEEPGGAEGGTSSPDPARRSRPRYTRESKAYSMILLPAEEEEETLGARPDKRRPLERGDTELAPSFEQRVQVMLQRIGVSRSSGSAEGKRKQSKDGEIKKAGSDGDIMDSSTEAPPISIKSRTHSVSADPSCRPGPGGQGPESTSWKTLGQQLNAELRGRGWGQQDGPGPPSPCPSPSPRRASPSPDSLGLPEDPCLGPRNEERPLRLQRSPVLKRRPKLEAPSSPSLGSGLGTQPPPPQPTEPSSPEPTPPSPATDQRGGGPNP, translated from the exons ATGGCCCAGACCCCCGACGGCGGCATCTCGTGCGAGCTGAGAG GCGAGATCACCAGGTTCCTGTGGCCCAAGGAGGCCGAGCTGCTGCTGCAGACCTGGCTACCCGAGCGGGAGGGTGCTGAGCGAGGTCATGTCCTG GCGCTGCTACGATGGCGAGCCTACCTGCTCCACACCTGCCTCCCGCTGAGG GTGGACTGCACATTCAGCTACCTGGAGGTCCAGGCCATGGCGCTGCAGGAGACACCCCCTCAG gtgactTTTGAGCTAGAGTCCCTGCCTGAGCTGGTCCTGGAGTTTCCTGGTGTGGCTGCCCTGGAACAGCTGGCCCAGCACATTGCTGCAGCCATCAAGAAGGTCTTCCCTTGCTCCACCCTTGG gaaGCTATTCCGGAGGCCCACGTCCCCCTCCATGCTGGCTCGCCTGGAGAGAAGCAGCCCCTCTGAGGACACTGTGCCCAGCAGCCCCTGTG GTGGCTTCTTGGAGACATACGAGGCCCTGTGTGACTACAACGGCTTCCCTTTCCGAGAGGAGATTCAGTGG GATGTGGACACCATCTACCATCGTCAGGGCTGTCGCCACTTCAGTCTATGCGACTTCAGCCATCTGGGCAGTCG ggACCTGGCCTTGAGTGTGGCTGCCCTGTCCTACAACCTATGGTTCCAATGCCTCTCCTGTGTGGACATGAAGCTG AGCCTTGAGGTCTCAGAACAGATTCTGCACATGATGAGTCAGTCGTCCCACCTGGAGGAGCTGGTGCTAGAGAACTGTGGCCTGAGAGG AGACTTTGTCCGGCGACTGGCCCAGGCACTGGCCGGGCACTCAAGCTCTGCCCTCCGGGAACTTAGCCTAAATGGGAACCTGCTGGACGACCGAG GCGTGACTGCTCTCAGCAGACACCTGGAGCATCGCCCAGGAGCCCTAAGGAGGCTCGGCCTGGCGCACACAGGGTTGACCCCGAGAG GAATGAGGTCTCTGGGCCGCGCACTGGCTGCCAATGTGGCCTTTGACAGCGCCCtgacccacctggacctttccGGGAACCCCGGGGCGCTGGGGGCCTCGCAGGACCACGGG GGCCTCTACGCTTTCCTGAGCCGTCCTAATGTCCTGACGTTCCTGAACCTCGCGGCCACCGACGCCGCCCTGGACACT CTCTTCGCCGCGCTGGCCCGCGGCTGCTGCCCCAGCCTCCGCCACCTGGACGCCTCGAGGAACGTCTTCTCCCGCAC GAAGTCCCGGGCTGCGCCCGCCGCGCTGCAGCGCTTCCTCAGCCGCGCGGGGACGCTCCGGCACCTGGGCCTGGCGGGCTGCAGGCTGCCGCCCGACGCGCTCAG GGCCCTTTTGGAAGGCCTCGCGCTCAACACGCACACGGGCGacctgcacctggacctcagcGCCTGTGAG CTGCGCTCAGCCGGCGCTCAGGTGATACAGGACCTGGTGTGTGACGCCGGCGCCGTGAGCTCCCTGGATTTGGCCGATAATG GCTTCGGCTCAGACATGGTGACCCTGGTGCTGGCCATCGGGAGGAGTCGGTCCCTGCGACATGTGGCACTTGGAAGGAACTTCAACGTCCGGTGCAA GGAGACCCTGGACGACGTCCTGCACCGGATTGTCCAGCTCATGCAGGATGACGACTGT CCCTTGCAGTCTCTGTCCGTGGCTGAGTCGCGGCTAAAGCAGGCCTCCAGCGTCCTGCTCCGGGCCCTGGGCACCAATCCCAACCTGACGGCGCTGGACATCAGCGGCAACGCCATGGGTGACACCGGCGCCAAAATGCTGGCCAAGGCACTTCGGGTCAACACCAGGCTCCG GTCTGTGGTCTGGGACCGGAACCACACGTCTGCCCTGGGCCTGCTGGACgtggcgcaggccctggagcagaaCCGCAGCCTAAAGGCCATGCCTCTGCCACTGAACGACGTGGCCCAGGCACATCGCAGCCGCCCTGAACTGACCGCCCGCGCAGTGCATCAG ATCCAAGCCTGTCTTTTGAGGAATAACCGTGCGGACCATGCCTCTTCTGACCGCATGCCCCGTCCGCGGCCACCTGGTCTGGTCTCAGACCCCTCAGAGCAG GAAGTGAATGAACTGTGTCAGTCAGTGCAGGAGCACATGGAGCTCCTGGGCTGTGGGGCTGGGCCTCAGGGTGAAGCTGCTGTGCACCAGGCAGAGGATGCCATCCAAAATGCCAACTTCTCTCTCAGT ATCCTCCCAATTCTGTATGAGGCTGGGAGCTCCCCAAGTCACCAGTGGCAGCTGCGGCAGAAGCTGGAGGGCCTCTTAGGACAGGTGGGTGAGGTCTGCCGCAAGGATATTCAG GACTTCACTCAGGCCACACTGGACACAACAAGAAGCCTCTGCCCACAGATGCTACAGGGACCCAGGTGGAGGGAGCAGCTAGAGGGGGTCCTGGTGGGCTCAAGGGGCCTCCCAGAGCTGCTTCCAGAGCACCTACTACAAGATGCCTTCACTAGGCTCAG ggATATGCGGCTGTCAGTTACAGGGACCTTGGCAGAGAGCATTGTGGCTCAGGCTCTGGAGGGGCTGAATGCAGCCCGGGATCGGCTG GTAGAGAATCTGGCTCGGCAGGCAACAGTGGCAATGCCTCTTGCTATACCAGCGCTGGATGGAGGTGAGACCAGCCCCCTTGGGCCTGGGGAATTGGAAGGTCTTTTCTTCCCTGAGGAGGTGAAGGAAAAGCAAGAGGATGAAGAAGAGCAGAAG GATGACAGTCCTCCACAAAAATGGCCTGAGTCCAGCCAGTGCCTTCATTTGGTTCCCTCCACTCACA GTGCTGCTGAGGAACCGGAGCCCGAGCTGGCGGCTCCGGGGGAAGATGCGGAGCCGCAGGCGGGGCCTTCTGCGCGTGGCTCTCcgagccccgccgcccccgggccccaggcCGGCCCACTGCCTCGCATGGACCTGCCACCCTCTGGACAACCCCTGCGCCATCCGACCCGGGCCCGGCCGCGGCCACGGCGCCAGCACCACCACCGGCCGCCGCCGGGGGGCCCCCAG gtgcccccagccctGCCGCAGGAAGGGAATGGGCTCAGTGCCCGCGTGGACGAGGGCGTGGAGGAATTCTTCTCCAAAAGGCTGATCCAGCAGGATCGCCT CTGGGTCCCTGAAGAGGACCCGGCCAACGAGGGGGGTGCCACCCCTGTCCCTCGTACACTGCGAAAGAAGCTGGGTACCCTCTTTGCCTTCAAGAAGCCTCGTTCAACACGGGGGCCACGGCCTGATCTAGAGACCAGCCCTGGGGCAGCTCCCCGCACTCGAAAGACCACACTTGGAGACCTGTTGCGGCCACCAGCCCGTCCTGGCCGTGGTGAGGAGCCTGGTGGGGCTGAGGGGGGCACCAGCAGCCCTGACCCTGCCCGCAGGAGCCGGCCTCGTTATACTCGGGAAAGCAAAGCCTATTCAATGATACTGCTACCtgctgaagaggaggaggaaacacTGGGTGCCAGACCTGACAAG CGACGGCCCCTGGAGCGGGGAGACACAGAGCTGGCCCCATCTTTTGAACAGCGGGTCCAAGTGATGCTGCAGAGGATTGGTGTGAGCAGAAGCAGCGGGAGTGCCGAAGGCAAGAGGAAGCAA AGCAAGGATGGAGAGATCAAGAAGGCTGGCTCAGATG GTGACATTATGGACAGTTCCACAGAGGCCCCTCCCATCTCCATCAAGTCCCGCACCCACTCCGTGTCTGCTG ACCCCTCGTGCAGACCTGGTCCAGGGGGTCAAGGGCCTGAGTCTACCAGCTGGAAGACACTGGGGCAGCAGCTGAATGCAGAGCTCAGGGGCCGTGGTTGGGGCCAACAGGATGGTCCGGGCCCCCCCTCTCCttgtcccagccccagcccacgAAGAGCTAGCCCCTCCCCAGACAGCCTGGGCCTCCCAGAGGACCCTTGCTTGGGCCCCAGGAATGAAG AACGGCCCCTGCGGCTGCAGCGCTCCCCTGTCCTCAAGCGGAGGCCGAAGCTCGAGGCGCCCTCCTCTCCAAGCCTCG GATCTGGCCTTGGAACCCAACCTCCACCCCCACAGCCTACAGAGCCCTCCAGCCCCGAGccaacccccccctccccagccacagACCAAAGAGGCGGCGGCCCCAACCCCTGa